GGGCGGTGCGCCTGTCGGCCTACATCACCTGGCGCAACTGGGGCGAGGGCGAGGATTTCCGCTACCAGGAGATTCGCGCGGCCAACCAGCCCGCCTTCGAGTTCAAGAGCCTGTACATGGTGTTCGGCCTGCAGGGTCTGCTGGCCTTCGTGATCTCCATGCCGCTGCTGGTGGCGATCCAGAGCGACGCCCCGCTGGGGCTTCTCGACGCCGTCGGTGCCCTGCTCTGGTTGGTCGGTTTCATCTTCGAGGCTGGCGGTGACTGGCAACTGGCGCGCTTCCGCGCCAATCCGGACAACCGCGGCAAGGTCCTGGACAGCGGCCTCTGGGCTCTGACGCGACACCCCAACTACTTCGGCGACTTCTGCATCTGGTGGGGTTTCTTCCTGCTCGGCCTTGCCGCCGGTGGCTGGTGGACCTTCCTCTCGCCCCTGCTGAT
The nucleotide sequence above comes from Pseudomonadota bacterium. Encoded proteins:
- a CDS encoding DUF1295 domain-containing protein, with translation MFELSALLTAFAAVLVFAGLGWLLSLRLKDVSIVDSMWSLMFLLSAATYASALGEVGPRALLALALLAIWAVRLSAYITWRNWGEGEDFRYQEIRAANQPAFEFKSLYMVFGLQGLLAFVISMPLLVAIQSDAPLGLLDAVGALLWLVGFIFEAGGDWQLARFRANPDNRGKVLDSGLWALTRHPNYFGDFCIWWGFFLLGLAAGGWWTFLSPLLMSGLLLKVSGVALLEKDIGNRRPEYARYVRETNAFFPGPRRRSKDLDLQ